In Prionailurus viverrinus isolate Anna chromosome D1, UM_Priviv_1.0, whole genome shotgun sequence, the DNA window gaaatttcctttatttttacattttctctctccataaTCTGAATTACAATTTTAGTTTTCTCTGCTATGTAAATGTTAAGAATGTATTTTTCCACTTTCCAAgtatctgtttcttttgtttaaactTTTGTAACTAGATAGTTTTCATTCAAGcaataattttataacattttcactttttgaaatgTATCACATTTTTTGTATAACTATAGTTCATTATTTTTCCTACATGCTTTTTTAAGTGTTCAAAATAAAGTGCAAAAGTgtaaactttcatttatttatttattttttttttttttcaacgttttttatttatttttgggacagagagagacagagcatgaacgggggaggggccgagagagagagagagacacagaatcggaaacaggctccaggctttgagccatcagcccagagcccgacgcagggctcgaacccacggaccacggaccgcgagatcgtgacctggctgaagtccgacgcttaaccgactgcgccacccaggcgccccgaaaaaaaattaaaaaaaaaaaagttgatttgtTACGATTCTTATGACCTATGCTTACTATTTTTGGCCGGAGGCTGCAGAGAAAACTACAGTGAAGCCAAAACTTCTCTTTCTAGGCTCCTCTGCTTTTCCCAATCGCCCAAACCTGGCTttcatgtacacatatacatacatgtatttaaaaaaataacgtttttatttatttttgagagacagagaacgagtgggggaggaacagagagagagggagacacagaatctgaagccggctccagactctgagctgtcagcacagagcccgacacggggctcggactcacacaccgtgagatcatgacctgagccaaagtcagacgcttaactgactgagccacctaggcctcCTAGGCCCACCTAGGCCTGGCGATTATATCTTTCTCCCACCTTTTACAAAGGTGAAACAGTTCATGTGTCTCATCCCCTGGAGGAACTTGTCTCCCCTTTCGATTCAGATTACTTGGATGTTTGCAAATTCTGCTTTCTGATAGACTCATGAAAAGTTATGATTGTGTAGATtggctggatttttaaaaacattatttgcaGCTTTCTAAACCCAAGTGGAagtggaaatttattttatttatttatttatttatttatttaaaattttaattccagtgtagttacaatacagtgttatgttagtttcaggtatagggTATAGCAATTCCATTTAGTACTCAGcgttcatcaagataagtgttctcttaatccccttcacctatttatATACCCTTTTAAGTCCCATCCAATGGGGTAATTTCAAATATCTCCTTTCTAGATAATGCCACATGTATAGTGCAATATTTACCTGGCATTCCAGTTCTGCACCTtgaatatataatgaaatttCAGAATCAGCATAGATATAACTGACAACACtgatctcctttcttcctttcctcctccctctctcccctctctttttcttgactttttattCTGTCTTCATCTTATTAATCATCCACGCTCAAAAGCTGAACATTCTACATGTTtcaataaatggaataaattttgaaatctagtggaaaccattttaaatgtattcctttttatttctgccaaTGACTTAAAGAAGATTTTTACTACTTCTGAAATTACAGGCTGGAAGCCAGATAATGCAGTTGGCAAAGTGAAAAACTTAGTGTATTCGTCCATTCCATGTCACAATGTGCTTAAAAGCAGGGACAGACATCCAACATACTTTTCAGTTTTGCTTAATGGAAAAAgtgtccttggggcacctgggtgactcagtcagttaagagacttcagcttaggtcatgatctcacagttcctgggtttgagccccacgtcgggctctgtgctgacagctcagagcctggagcctgcttcggattctgtgtctccctctctctctctctgccccgcctcagctcaagctctgtctctctcaaaaaaaaaaaaaaaaaaaaaaaaaaaaaaaaaaaaaaaaaaaagataataaacaaataaacattaaaaatggtaaaaatatccttttttatgaactaatttcttttgaaattgctTTTCATTGCCTCTTTTAATGTTTGATCCTGGAACTGTAAGGTGATAGGTACAGGAAGCAAATTGTAGGGGGGGGGGTCACTAAGGATAGTAGTGAGTGGTACCACTCCCATTTCAACCTTTGGATTCCTGGACCTGTGAATCCTGGCTCTGGGAGACCTGGTACCATATACGAGATGATAAATGAGagcatatatagcctttatttaTGATCTTTATTGAAAATTTCCAAGAAGAGAAagacactaaaaacaaacaaaatattttttattgttaacttCTTCAACTGGAGACAATATAcgtcattcttaattttttaaatttaatgtgaaatttaatgtaaatttaatatGAACAATACAATTAATTGATAAACCAATTTTTTTGAAACACTCTTTTCATTGcctcttttacatctttgttccTTAAACTATAGATGATGGGATTCAGCATGGGAATCACAATGCTGTAAAACATTGACACTATCATGTCATGGTCCAGAGCATAGCTGGAACTTGGTCTCACGTACATGAAGAGGATGGTTCCATGATATATTGACACTCCAGTTAGGTGAGAGCCACATGTAGAAAAGACTTTCCGCCTCCCTGCAGCAGAATGAATCTTCAGAATGGCCAACAAAATGAAACCATAGGAGATCAGAACTGTCAGGATAGTGACGAGCTCAATGGAGCCCACAAGGTAGGAGAGCAGGAGCTGGTTTGTGTGAGTGTCAGAACAAGAAATGGCGAGGAGAGGAGGGATGTCACAAAAGACATGTCTAATTTCATTGGATGCGCAGAAGGACAGGCTGAATGTGGCCACTGTGTGTACGGAAGCATGCAAAATGCCACCCACGTAGGAAGCAACGATGAGTGGCACATAGACTCTGGGTGACATGCTCACTGAGTACAGGAGAGGGTTGTAGATGGCGACATAGCGGTCATATGCCATTGCAGCCAAGAGAAAGCATTCTGTGGTCCCAAAGGTAACAGCCAGAAACATCTGTGTTGCACATCCaaggaatgaaataattttattctctgaCATGAAATCTACTAACATATTTGGAGTAATAACTGAGGAAAAACAAGCATCCACAGATGATAACACACTTAGAAAATAGTACATGGGATTGTGGAGCCGGGAATCCCCAATGACCAATGAAACTAAAACCAAATTCCCCATCATAGTAAAGAGGTAGATTGCTAGAAACAGGAAGAATAAGATTGTCTGCAGCTCAAGCTTATCTGTGAAGCCCTTCAGTACAAATATGGTGACTTCCGTGTGATTCTTCATGTCGATACCTCATGGAACAAACTTGAAGATATTAATACAATTGTAATTCATATTAATATGATAAAAGTGGCCATTCGTGTGACTCATGGAAAGTTAACTCTGTCCTCGTATTTATTTCTTGGCagtgaataatatcccattagtTGATGAGGAGACAGTGACACGATGGTGGATCAAAGGTTGAATGCACTCACTGTAGAATTAAATGGAAGATTGGAGATTTTACTCACTGGCTCAACTTAGGTCATTTCTAAAACTGAGGCCAAATGGGTGATTAACAACTGATTTCTATTAGCTGTTTTCCTATTAAATCACAGTGCACTGCTATGTATGTTTTTCTTACaacataaaaacagaagataGTATATCAATGAACACAACATTGGAATTCACATCAGAATTCTAAACGTTTCAGCAAGTGTGTAAAATTATTTGCTATAATCTACTCACCTATAGCATTATGACATTAATATTTATCTCAAAACATTGGaacaaattttgaagaaaatgtgttaatgaaattaaatattcaaattaatttaaaatagagaatataCTAAATTAGGTTAGTTTGACAGATTAACAGCCAATTGGATAGTAATATTTTAGAGGTTTAAATCTAAAAGCTTTCTAACTCCATTAAGTTATTTTGAACAGAACAAACCAAGACTGTTTTCAAGAATATGGACCATGATTAGATATAAAATTCTATGACAACATATGTTTCATTCAATGtgtttttgaaatacatattattCTTTGGAAGATAAATATTTGGTCATTTGTATGGGTTTTGGAGATCTACATTATTGATAATgtatgtttttctattctttcagaaTTCTatgttgaaaatgaaagaattataataaaaaataggaaatctgtttttttttctttcagtatattACACTTGATTATATAATGTTGATTTGGGATTCAGTGAATGAATAACTaggtaattattatataaaagtaacaaattcagaaaatcagtaattaaaaatgtaacaaaaaatctTCGCACCTAGACATTacactttatatttaaaagaagaaatagtagCAAGAAATGAAAGCTAGAAGATGTTGAAAAAAACTTTTCAGGCATAGTGTCATGGTTAATCAAACTAGGAGTCAAAGTATTAGCTGAACCTGAATTCAAAGTTCCATTATTTGCCCATAATATAACAATAGTTGGAGAATAGGTTTTATTCAAATTattacacttaaattttttttagatattcaCCCATTGGACATGTGAATAAGTACTGAGGGCACATAATCTGCAGCAGATAATATTTggttaattatttaaattcataatGCAAATCGAGCCTTAGTTTCAATACATTGACATGGGTACCATCAGTAAGAGAGAGAGCCATTTGACAACGAATCGtgatagaaaaagaggaaagtgaaTCCCAGCAACCTTCTAGGAACGGTAAAGTCAGTATCACTTAGAATTGTCAATATcggcagaaaatattttcatagattattggaaagattaaatgaagagaaaaccagaaaaacacGTCtgagacatcaaaaaaaaaaagaaaaaagcaaatttggggcgcctgggtggcgcagtcggttgagcgtccgacttcagccaggtcacgatctcgctgtccgtgagttcgagccccgcgtcaggctctgggctgatggctcagagcctggagcctgcttccgaatctgtgtctccctctctctctgcccctcccccgttcatgctctgtctcaatctgttccaaaaataaataaatgttgaaaaaaaaaattaaaaaaaaaagcaaatttaaggTGAATCCTATGTATTGGAAATAAAAGTTACAACAAAACAAATTAAGACGCTCAAACAAACCACTTATCCTAATTAACTGAATATTTTTGAGCTTCTTTAACATAatgaaatgcttttaaatatatcatttcattaaaaaaacaaaaaacaaaacaaaacaaaacaaaacaaaacaaccttggggcactagggtggctcagtcggttaagcgtctaactttggcttaggttatgatcttacagttcatgggttccagccccgtgtcaggctctgtgctgacagcttggagactagaacctgctttggattctgtgtctccctctctctctctgcccctcccctgctggcattctctctctctcaaatataaatgaacatttaaaaaagaagtaggagGATGGCTCCCCTCCccgcaaaaaacaaaaacaaaaaaaccaaaaaacaccttAATGAATTGACTGTGAAAACCTGAATACGTTTTTTTCTTATGttagaaaaaaggaagagtgcctgggtggctcagcccattgagcatccaactttggctcaaatcatgatatGATTCCTAAGTTcgaacccctcatcaggctctctgctgtcattgcagagcctgcatcagatcctctgtcctcctctctctgcccctccgtgctcacgctgtctccctctctctcaaaaacaaataaacatttaaaaaaaattataaaggaaaaaaaacgcCATGGGGAAAATATCAtgaatatttaccaaaagaagGTTCAGATAAGAGTTTATGTAGATGaggtaaaaacagaaaagaaaaaaagaaaaacagactttcATAAATATGATGAAACCAATCTATGTTTTAATGCAGCAAAGAGTCACATGAAAAAGCTCAACCCCAATACAACTAGCGGCATCAGGTCAGGGTACAGGGTACAGGTATACTGGGTACAGGGACAATTACATAGATTTGGAATTTGGAAGTATGTTTTCTTCATTCAGCTCCATTAGTAAAAGTCATGTGTGATACCAGACTTTCTCTCCAAAGCaacccttcttcttttttttttttctttaagttattttatttcattttcagtatAGTTATAttgtgttatgttagtttcaggtgtaggataCAGTGATTCAACTCCTCTTTCAAACAGCAGTAAATCTAAGTGACAAAGTGGATACAATAATGTACAACCAGGCAGACTAAGcatgtaaaacaataaatatttcaagccattttctttaaatacgcccatttttaataattttaacattcatgtaattaaatttgccatcaatatattattttttttaaatagtaaatatatgAGCACACCACCAATGTTACAGCTACATCATTGAAAACCAACGGACCAGAGCCTTGAACTAGATATTTCATTCTTTAGCTACATGTAACACATTTTTTCTGATTGCTAATATGTACTTAAACATTTTTCCAGTAGATTAAATCCAGTGATTTATATTAtgattctgtttttccctctgcaCACAATTTATGTCTAGATTAGAGACTAGTTTTGTGAATTGCATGATCCATTAATAAtaacaagacaaaaaataaaaatgcacacacagaTCCCCATAATCCTATGTGTCACATTAGAGTgggcttaattttcttttttttttgggggggggtaaataagataataaaaaattacaatatttaactcttcatttaaatattatatgaaaCTATCTTTCTGTTAGGTGAGTATAACTAAATCAATATTAGTACATATATCAGACCCAGACTTACGAAGAGAGACTGTATTCTTAAAGAATTTAATAATGTATGATcaacatttataattaatttaaagcCACTTCCAAAAATATAACTTTCATAGAAGGCAGAATACTCCAAATATTTTGGGCTCACTACTGAAGCTCTAAATTCACAAAGGAGTAGAGAAcaaagaactaacatttattgagctgtAGGAATGGACTTTTGCATACAttactttatttcccttttgtaatAACTCTCACAGATAACAAGTGCCACAGCCAAGATTCAGTCTCAAGTGTCCTTCAGAGAGCACCcacttttcaccttttttcatTGCTTCTTATTATGCCATAGCTTCATTCTGCAATTGACTTCCCTCCCCAGGACCTCCattggaataaaacaaaatgtgtttttttaaatgtatttaaatattttaagtcatcAAGGCAAGAGAAACACTATGAAATAAGTCGTCATCTGAAGTGgccagcaaaataaaatgaaaggaattatTATTTGccttattatattaaaatataatataaaatataatataaaatattatttgccttattatattaaaatataagtgcCCAGAGAGTTGAATGAGTTAAATGTTTCCTTGCCCTCGATTGAAACATTTTATCTTGTTTCACTTTGAACTGGTCTGCCTTCtgacatcaagaaaatgaaaatatagatgTATTTGGAGACTTCTAATTGCTTTCACAAattcaaattcattattttccatttcttttgttttattccagGAAGTGTTGTTATCCAATTTTTAGACAGATCTGCATAAGTCCAGTTTGTGAAGAATGTATTCTATTCACCTGTACAATAGGCAACAAGTAAAAGCTTTAATATTAGGGATTTCATCACATATTTGACCTTGATGTTTTAGGTTTCATTTCCTAAATATTCTGCAAATTATCTGAAAACTTCTCTTACCtacagaacagcaaaggcaggtTTAGGTACCTTATGAATGTAGTTCATTTAGATTGCTTATATCCACTTACTCAGCTGTTGATAAAACTCAGAGGAGATGCCCTAATGGGAATATGGTCCAATTATCTTCTGGTTCAAAATAGCAATTCAAGGATTTACTCAATAATAAAGAAGTAAGTAGTCTGGAATAATGTACTGTATGTtaatattatagaaaataaatagttgTTTGATCCCTGGTTTAAAATAATGCCCTAAAGATATATACAGACACTAGATAAAAAGTCTTTAGAACTGAGACATGCTCTTAATATAATAGCTCTGACACTGGGTTAGAACTAACTTCTCTGAGAATCAATTCCCTCATCTGGGCAaaagaagccatttttttttaattgtgacagGTCAGTAAACATGGTAAACTAAAATGATGTAAAACTATAATATATCTCCTGCAAAATCTAGCAGATGGATTTATAGTCAATGAAAGGTATTACACGTTTACTCTGTACAAATCATAGAGTACATGGGTTTGATGAATACATTTAGAAGTGTGCCGTCTAAGCTTGCTGGAAGATTGATCATTATTCAAGGTaataagaaaaatccaaaaactCCCATAGAAATGTGGAGGAGACATTAAAAGTTTAAAGCTCTGTAGGACTTGATAAATCATGTAATTTTGTGACTACTAAATGTTAATGTAGTGtttattcaaattaaataaaaatatctattgatTGGTTGACAAACAGATGTTTATCACGTATACACGTGCAGttcactcatacacacacatacccctgGGACCAAAATAgagacatttaacatttttatttttttttatttttctttattttttttaggtatcCCCCACTCTTACACAGGCTTAATCATGTTACAAAGGGTCCATAAAAAACCGGAATAGATCTCAGAAGTATGCCGTACATACTTGCTTTGGAAAAGACAGGGCTTCACTTAGAAGAAAAGCTGAGAATCAATTGAGTAAGGCAAATACACTAGGAAAGTAAGTTTCAACAAGGGAGGGGTCTTCTGGAAAATGCAAGACTTATAAAGGATTGCTAGAGCAATACACAAGTCTAAAGTGTAGAGTAATCCTTTACAAGGCAACATCTGCTGTGGCACTTAAAGTAGCTGTACAATAATATTTTAAGGCCTTCATAAAAACATGAGTCATCTTTGAACACAAAGCTGGAAAAGCTACTTGATATATCTCCAACTTCACACGCGCCTCCTGATAGTCAAAATGCCCATCCTATTGACACATTGAATGAATCAAAGGATTATTATTGAACTctttataattac includes these proteins:
- the LOC125146639 gene encoding olfactory receptor 5T2-like — protein: MKNHTEVTIFVLKGFTDKLELQTILFFLFLAIYLFTMMGNLVLVSLVIGDSRLHNPMYYFLSVLSSVDACFSSVITPNMLVDFMSENKIISFLGCATQMFLAVTFGTTECFLLAAMAYDRYVAIYNPLLYSVSMSPRVYVPLIVASYVGGILHASVHTVATFSLSFCASNEIRHVFCDIPPLLAISCSDTHTNQLLLSYLVGSIELVTILTVLISYGFILLAILKIHSAAGRRKVFSTCGSHLTGVSIYHGTILFMYVRPSSSYALDHDMIVSMFYSIVIPMLNPIIYSLRNKDVKEAMKRVFQKNWFIN